One segment of Sulfobacillus thermosulfidooxidans DSM 9293 DNA contains the following:
- a CDS encoding transposase, which translates to MYSIRQASFFSLQDWIKDTEWDDQLQRILDQVPLSPALAALPPPARTGRPEQHDRPTMIRAYIAKAVEQIPTTEALRARLRRDPVFRWIVGYRGKSDVPSAATFSRLFNQLSRCTSLQVIHAQLVETARERHLVPDDVAAYDASDIPAYEKTRRHADAQDLERASWGMKTGPKGQKYRWFGYKLHLSVAAGSLFPLAALTTTAMVHDVNMARPLVQITTDRNMGQQVAIFDAGYDQATLYQDLHAQGLIPIIPLNRHGGEAPEGRNTLGRPTCSMGYPLTLAGYDATTETQKFRCPHATGHVECPMGMAWCSPSNYGYVQKMAIADNPREVGRIVRGTATWDALYNLRTSVERAFSYLKEQLNLRTVRVRGRRKVHTHHLFAVIALAATVLASTVS; encoded by the coding sequence ATGTACTCTATTCGCCAAGCATCGTTCTTTTCCCTGCAGGATTGGATAAAAGATACCGAATGGGATGACCAGTTGCAGCGAATTTTAGATCAGGTACCCCTCAGCCCCGCATTGGCGGCATTACCACCACCGGCCCGCACGGGCCGCCCGGAACAGCATGATCGACCGACCATGATCCGCGCTTATATAGCGAAAGCGGTGGAGCAAATTCCCACCACCGAAGCCTTACGGGCTCGCCTGCGCCGCGATCCCGTGTTCCGCTGGATTGTCGGCTATCGCGGGAAATCCGATGTCCCCTCGGCGGCGACCTTCTCGCGTCTGTTTAACCAATTGAGTCGCTGTACGAGCCTTCAAGTCATCCATGCCCAACTCGTTGAGACGGCACGGGAACGCCATCTCGTACCGGATGACGTGGCGGCGTATGATGCGTCCGACATCCCCGCCTATGAGAAAACGCGTCGGCATGCCGACGCGCAAGATCTCGAGCGGGCTAGTTGGGGGATGAAGACCGGGCCCAAGGGCCAGAAATATCGGTGGTTCGGCTACAAGTTGCATCTGTCGGTGGCGGCCGGGAGCCTCTTTCCGTTGGCTGCGCTGACCACGACAGCCATGGTGCATGACGTGAACATGGCCCGACCGCTGGTCCAGATCACCACCGACCGGAACATGGGGCAGCAGGTGGCGATTTTCGATGCCGGGTACGATCAGGCGACCCTGTATCAGGATCTCCATGCGCAAGGACTGATTCCCATTATCCCGCTCAATCGCCACGGGGGTGAGGCACCCGAGGGTCGCAACACCCTGGGGCGTCCAACCTGTTCCATGGGTTACCCGCTGACGTTAGCGGGCTATGATGCGACCACGGAGACCCAAAAGTTTCGATGTCCCCATGCGACAGGACATGTCGAGTGTCCCATGGGCATGGCATGGTGTTCCCCCTCGAACTATGGCTATGTCCAGAAAATGGCGATTGCTGACAATCCCCGCGAAGTGGGGCGCATCGTGCGCGGAACGGCGACATGGGATGCCCTCTATAACTTGCGGACGAGCGTGGAACGGGCCTTCAGCTACCTGAAGGAACAACTGAATCTCCGCACCGTCCGCGTGCGCGGACGACGAAAGGTGCATACCCATCATCTCTTCGCAGTCATTGCCTTGGCCGCGACGGTGCTGGCTTCCACCGTTTCATAG
- a CDS encoding HNH endonuclease, whose protein sequence is MEGTVIHSRASSSYEKSSNDIRQFYLEKGYARTDITHTRPVLNGYQHGRCFYCGDVMDNDEVHVDHVIPRQLVQHDELWNLVLAHRFCNLQKNDALPDAVYIEKLIARNEHFIASNHPIKQTLIRELGASPEARRKAVLRVYHDAELVIGVTWQGIRGYRPDTDPLLHKFNQLWKTIPHSSR, encoded by the coding sequence TTGGAAGGGACAGTTATCCACAGTCGTGCTTCGTCGAGTTATGAAAAATCCTCTAATGATATCCGGCAATTTTACCTGGAAAAGGGATATGCGCGAACGGATATTACGCATACGCGCCCCGTTCTCAATGGGTATCAGCACGGACGATGCTTTTATTGCGGTGATGTCATGGACAATGATGAAGTGCACGTGGATCATGTTATTCCCCGTCAACTTGTTCAACATGATGAACTGTGGAATCTCGTGTTAGCGCACCGTTTCTGTAACTTGCAAAAAAATGATGCCTTACCTGATGCCGTCTATATCGAGAAACTGATTGCCCGTAATGAGCATTTTATTGCCAGTAATCATCCCATCAAACAAACCCTCATTCGCGAACTCGGCGCGAGTCCTGAGGCGCGGCGCAAGGCTGTTTTACGGGTTTACCATGATGCTGAACTCGTGATTGGCGTGACATGGCAAGGCATTCGCGGCTACCGCCCTGACACGGATCCGTTGCTGCATAAATTTAATCAGTTATGGAAAACGATCCCTCACTCATCACGATAA
- a CDS encoding ketopantoate reductase family protein, protein MRIAVRGAGSIGTIVGAYLSAHGVDVELITRNQAQVDALNQFGARITEAIRTVPVPALPPDHMSGTYDLVLLLTKQLRNREVLTHLLGYLGAQTIVCSLQNGIPEAEVAAIVGPQCVIGGSIEFGATGTKPGVSRLTTSLEHLRQYAFQIGE, encoded by the coding sequence ATGAGAATTGCGGTGAGGGGTGCGGGATCTATCGGCACGATTGTCGGAGCCTATCTCAGTGCCCATGGCGTGGATGTCGAACTCATTACGCGTAATCAGGCCCAGGTTGATGCTTTAAACCAATTTGGGGCGAGAATCACAGAGGCTATCCGGACCGTACCTGTCCCGGCGTTACCACCCGATCACATGTCGGGAACCTACGATTTGGTTTTGTTATTGACGAAACAATTGCGGAATCGTGAGGTGTTAACACATCTTTTAGGATATCTGGGAGCACAAACCATCGTGTGCTCCTTGCAAAATGGTATTCCGGAGGCTGAGGTAGCAGCTATTGTTGGCCCCCAATGCGTTATCGGCGGGAGTATTGAATTTGGTGCCACAGGCACTAAGCCCGGTGTATCGCGTTTAACCACCTCCCTAGAGCATCTTCGCCAATATGCCTTTCAAATTGGCGAATGA
- a CDS encoding type II toxin-antitoxin system HicB family antitoxin, whose protein sequence is MARYIVIVEKSDDEYFAYVPALPGCTSSGQTPGQALDHIIEAISLTQSYLTEQHLPIPDQIETIAEVEVH, encoded by the coding sequence ATGGCGCGCTATATCGTGATTGTTGAAAAAAGTGATGATGAATATTTTGCGTACGTCCCCGCATTACCAGGCTGTACGAGTTCCGGACAAACGCCGGGGCAAGCCCTCGACCACATCATCGAAGCCATTAGCCTCACACAATCCTATCTTACCGAACAGCATCTTCCAATTCCTGATCAGATCGAAACCATTGCGGAAGTCGAGGTGCATTAA